A stretch of the Ochrobactrum sp. BTU1 genome encodes the following:
- a CDS encoding TonB-dependent receptor produces the protein MHFLKLSAYLASTVLVVTPLDVFAQTKASVQDGVVLDTIVVTPLRRATSLQRSTSSVTVIDREEIDRSAAPDLQSLLQYYPGISITTNGGQGSSSNLYIRGMSSKQTVVLVNGVRTASATTGATSLANIPLSSIDRTEIAKGAHSSQYGADAMGGVINIITKQGGACGERSYCGSLTTGVTHPWGGYASGSLQGRSKDGIDYAFGAAVTGTQGYNFTTPDSFGYEPDRDGFLQGSFNFSLSKDFDWGKIYTDGLLSRGRNQYDAKAPSANEAYTTAFSGKLGARIDHTADWSSSIEFSSGLDHSRNFRKGVSGSDLFETKRYGIFASTEKQFETGNVSHVVTGGVEAYREEVSATTEYAKTSRDLAAVFGQYSLEYDALRFDGGVRYDYNEQFGDVVTYNLGASYEILPDLVLRSSFGTGFRAPTFNELYYPGFANADLQPEKSRSYEIGLNWQATADTSLDLAFYNTWLRDAIMSTAPSYLPYNIARAEVTGFEAALSHRFNETWAVKGSLDLKKPIDEDTDNDLPYRERVKATAEVNFKPIDKLDLTARLLYGGSRYTTAANTKKLDPYVTADFIALYNIDIQSQLKLSVENIFDKDYQTTSGYNASGRSFNIGLTRNF, from the coding sequence ATGCATTTTCTCAAACTATCGGCATATCTCGCATCCACCGTTCTGGTGGTTACGCCGCTCGACGTATTCGCTCAGACGAAGGCAAGCGTGCAGGATGGCGTTGTGCTTGATACGATTGTCGTCACACCGTTGAGGCGTGCAACGTCTTTGCAGCGCTCCACATCGTCCGTCACGGTCATTGATCGGGAGGAAATCGACCGATCAGCAGCGCCAGATCTACAATCGCTTCTTCAATACTATCCGGGAATTTCGATTACCACCAATGGCGGGCAGGGATCGTCTTCCAATCTCTACATTCGCGGCATGTCGTCAAAACAGACGGTTGTGCTCGTTAATGGCGTGCGAACCGCATCGGCAACGACCGGCGCGACTTCGCTTGCCAATATTCCGCTGAGTTCAATTGATCGTACTGAAATCGCGAAAGGCGCGCATTCCTCGCAATATGGTGCGGATGCGATGGGGGGTGTGATTAATATCATCACAAAGCAGGGTGGAGCCTGCGGGGAGCGCTCCTACTGCGGAAGTCTGACAACGGGGGTTACGCATCCATGGGGCGGTTATGCGTCCGGTTCGCTTCAGGGACGCAGCAAGGACGGCATTGATTATGCCTTTGGTGCCGCTGTCACAGGCACACAGGGATATAATTTTACGACACCGGATTCTTTTGGTTATGAGCCTGATCGTGATGGTTTTCTGCAGGGTTCGTTTAACTTCTCGCTGTCGAAGGATTTTGACTGGGGGAAGATTTATACTGATGGCCTCCTGAGCCGCGGCCGCAATCAATATGATGCCAAAGCACCGTCTGCTAATGAAGCGTACACAACAGCATTTAGCGGCAAGTTGGGTGCGCGTATCGATCACACCGCTGATTGGTCTTCGTCGATCGAGTTCAGCTCTGGTCTAGATCACAGCCGAAATTTCCGTAAGGGGGTTAGCGGATCTGATCTGTTTGAAACCAAGCGCTATGGCATCTTTGCCTCGACGGAAAAGCAGTTTGAAACGGGCAATGTTTCGCATGTGGTGACCGGTGGCGTTGAAGCTTACCGCGAGGAAGTCAGCGCTACGACCGAATATGCCAAAACCAGTCGTGATTTGGCTGCGGTATTCGGGCAATACTCGCTCGAATATGATGCGCTGCGCTTTGATGGCGGTGTGCGCTACGATTATAATGAGCAGTTTGGTGACGTGGTCACCTATAATCTCGGCGCGAGCTACGAAATTCTGCCTGATCTCGTGCTGCGTTCTTCGTTTGGCACTGGCTTTCGTGCGCCGACCTTTAATGAGCTTTACTATCCCGGCTTTGCGAATGCCGATCTGCAGCCGGAAAAATCCCGCTCGTATGAGATTGGTCTGAACTGGCAAGCAACAGCCGATACAAGTCTCGATTTGGCTTTCTATAATACATGGCTACGTGATGCGATCATGAGTACGGCACCTTCCTATCTGCCTTACAATATTGCGCGTGCAGAAGTGACGGGTTTCGAAGCGGCGCTGTCTCATCGCTTCAACGAAACTTGGGCGGTGAAAGGATCGCTAGATCTCAAGAAGCCGATTGATGAGGATACTGACAACGATCTGCCATATCGCGAGCGGGTGAAGGCGACAGCTGAAGTGAATTTCAAGCCTATCGACAAGCTCGATCTAACGGCTCGGTTGCTTTATGGCGGTTCGCGCTACACAACTGCCGCGAATACCAAGAAGCTTGATCCTTATGTGACGGCTGATTTCATCGCGCTGTATAACATCGACATACAATCGCAGTTGAAGCTTTCGGTAGAGAATATTTTCGACAAGGATTACCAGACAACGTCCGGCTATAATGCATCGGGGCGCAGCTTTAATATCGGGCTGACGCGGAATTTCTGA
- the rbbA gene encoding ribosome-associated ATPase/putative transporter RbbA — protein sequence MSAASIKAGVDGDSFVVRADGVKLSYGSTEALRDVSLEVPAGCMVGLIGPDGVGKSSLLSLIAGARVMQKGRIEVLGGDIADKRHRQSAFPRIAYMPQGLGKNLYPTLSVFENIEFFGRLFGHDKHERERRIADLLARTGMSPFADRQAGKLSGGMKQKTSLCCSLIHDPDLLILDEPTTGVDPLSRRQFWELIDDIRKDRPGMSVIVATAYMEEAERFDWLVAMNDGQILATGSPQKLLEKTQTPNLDAAFIALLPEELRQGHSEVVMPPRNEQADSDIAIEAEHVTVRFGNFTAVDNVSFRIPRGEIFGFLGSNGCGKSTTMKVLTGLLPASEGTARLFGREVDPKDIDIRRHVGYMSQAFSLYSELTVHQNLELHAKLFGMAEEDTKRRIKELAQRFDLAGVMDDLPDSMPLGIRQRLSLAVALIHSPDILILDEPTSGVDPVARDAFWQILADLSRNDNVTIFVSTHFMNEAELCDRISLMHAGKVLISDTPKAITASRNAATLEDAFIAYLEEAIGETAPEKDVQEAVKIQPEKVEKSTTARAGWLPNPRRMLAFSRREALELKRDPIRATLAILGTVILMFVIGYGINLDVEDLTFAVLDRDDTTISRDYTQQLAGSRYFTEKAPITDYDDLDRRMREGEISLAIEIPPNFGSNVARGRPVEVGAWIDGAMPTRAETVRGYVQGMHANWLTQKARELYGSNATVGNFNLEIRYRYNPDVQSLVAMVPAVIPLLLLMIPAMLAVLSVVREKELGSIINFYVTPVTKFEFLLGKQLPYIALAFLNFLMLTAFAVFIFRVPFTGSFLTYATAALLYVIITTGMGLVISTFINSQIAAIFGTALLTLIPAVQYSGIIDPVSSLQGAGAFIGKIYPTTYFVTISRGTFSKALDFSDLAGSFLPLLIAIPVLTVLGIVLLKKQAG from the coding sequence ATGAGTGCGGCTTCGATAAAGGCTGGCGTGGACGGCGACAGCTTTGTCGTTCGGGCCGACGGCGTGAAGCTGTCCTATGGATCGACTGAAGCGTTGCGTGATGTTTCGCTCGAGGTACCTGCCGGCTGCATGGTCGGGCTGATTGGGCCTGACGGCGTTGGAAAGTCGAGCCTTCTGTCGCTGATTGCTGGCGCTCGCGTTATGCAGAAGGGCAGGATTGAAGTGCTCGGCGGCGATATTGCCGACAAGCGTCATCGCCAGTCGGCATTCCCACGCATTGCCTATATGCCGCAAGGGTTGGGGAAAAACCTGTATCCGACGCTCTCCGTTTTCGAGAATATCGAATTTTTCGGACGGCTATTTGGCCATGACAAGCATGAGCGCGAACGCCGCATTGCAGACCTTCTGGCGCGGACAGGGATGTCGCCTTTTGCGGATCGCCAGGCTGGTAAGCTTTCGGGTGGCATGAAGCAGAAGACAAGTCTTTGTTGCTCACTGATCCATGATCCCGATTTGCTTATCCTTGATGAGCCGACAACGGGCGTTGATCCTTTATCGCGGCGTCAGTTTTGGGAACTGATCGACGATATCCGCAAAGATCGCCCGGGGATGAGCGTTATTGTTGCCACGGCCTATATGGAGGAAGCCGAACGCTTCGACTGGCTGGTTGCGATGAATGACGGCCAGATTCTTGCAACCGGCAGCCCTCAGAAACTGCTTGAGAAAACCCAGACGCCTAATCTTGATGCAGCCTTCATCGCGCTTTTGCCAGAAGAGCTTCGGCAAGGGCACAGCGAAGTAGTAATGCCACCGCGCAATGAGCAGGCTGATAGCGACATCGCTATCGAAGCCGAGCATGTAACGGTGCGATTTGGCAATTTCACTGCCGTTGACAATGTAAGTTTCCGTATTCCGCGCGGCGAGATTTTCGGCTTCCTCGGCTCTAACGGTTGCGGCAAATCCACGACGATGAAGGTTTTGACCGGCTTGTTGCCTGCAAGCGAAGGCACGGCAAGGCTGTTTGGGCGCGAAGTCGATCCAAAAGATATCGATATACGCCGTCATGTTGGTTACATGTCGCAGGCGTTTTCGCTCTATTCCGAACTGACAGTTCATCAAAATCTGGAGCTTCACGCTAAGCTGTTTGGCATGGCGGAAGAAGATACCAAGCGCAGAATCAAGGAACTGGCCCAAAGGTTTGATTTGGCGGGCGTTATGGATGATCTTCCCGACTCGATGCCGCTCGGCATCCGCCAGCGCCTGTCACTGGCTGTCGCGCTGATCCATTCGCCGGATATTCTTATTCTCGACGAGCCAACTTCAGGCGTTGATCCGGTTGCGCGCGATGCTTTCTGGCAAATCCTTGCCGATCTTTCACGCAACGACAATGTCACGATTTTCGTCTCAACCCATTTCATGAATGAAGCGGAACTGTGTGATCGCATTTCCTTGATGCATGCTGGTAAGGTGTTGATCAGCGACACGCCAAAAGCCATTACCGCAAGCCGCAATGCAGCAACACTTGAAGATGCTTTCATCGCATATCTCGAAGAAGCAATTGGCGAAACAGCGCCTGAGAAAGACGTTCAAGAGGCGGTGAAGATTCAGCCTGAAAAGGTTGAGAAAAGCACGACGGCCCGCGCGGGTTGGTTGCCAAATCCTCGGCGAATGTTGGCTTTCTCACGCCGCGAAGCGCTGGAGTTGAAACGCGATCCGATCCGGGCGACATTGGCCATTCTGGGCACTGTGATCCTGATGTTCGTGATCGGATACGGTATCAATCTCGATGTCGAGGACTTGACGTTTGCGGTTTTGGATCGCGACGATACGACGATCAGCCGTGATTACACGCAGCAACTTGCTGGTTCTCGGTATTTCACTGAAAAAGCACCCATAACCGATTATGACGACCTTGATCGGCGTATGCGCGAAGGTGAAATCAGCCTGGCAATTGAAATCCCGCCGAATTTCGGCAGCAATGTCGCGCGTGGTCGTCCCGTCGAAGTTGGTGCCTGGATCGACGGCGCCATGCCAACGCGAGCGGAAACCGTGCGCGGTTATGTGCAGGGAATGCATGCCAATTGGCTGACACAAAAAGCGCGCGAGCTTTATGGAAGCAACGCCACTGTTGGTAACTTCAATCTGGAAATTCGTTATCGCTATAATCCGGACGTCCAGAGCCTTGTGGCCATGGTGCCAGCAGTTATCCCGTTGCTTCTGCTGATGATCCCTGCAATGTTGGCGGTTCTGAGTGTTGTACGTGAAAAAGAACTTGGCTCCATCATTAATTTCTATGTGACGCCGGTGACCAAGTTCGAGTTTTTGTTAGGCAAACAGCTGCCTTATATCGCGCTCGCCTTTCTCAACTTCCTGATGCTGACGGCCTTTGCTGTTTTCATATTCCGTGTGCCATTCACAGGCAGTTTCTTGACCTATGCCACGGCAGCGCTTCTCTATGTCATCATTACGACCGGCATGGGGCTGGTGATCTCGACTTTCATCAATAGCCAGATTGCGGCGATCTTCGGCACTGCATTGCTGACACTCATTCCCGCAGTGCAATATTCTGGCATTATCGATCCGGTCTCGTCTTTGCAGGGGGCAGGTGCGTTTATCGGCAAGATTTATCCGACGACCTATTTCGTGACGATCTCGCGCGGGACTTTCTCAAAGGCGCTCGATTTCTCCGATCTCGCCGGATCATTCCTGCCGCTGCTGATTGCCATACCGGTTCTGACCGTTCTCGGCATTGTACTTCTCAAGAAGCAGGCGGGCTGA
- a CDS encoding ABC transporter substrate-binding protein produces the protein MKTQSGLWKIRFGLFAGLFLTAFHPAHADGLPKHVVSINVCTDQLAMLLADATQLRSVSYLSRDPLLSVMTERAKQLPINHGQAEEVFLMKPDLVLAGTFSSRATVGLLRDLGVQVEEFAPARSFEDIKAHMKRMGGLLGRESEATRQIADMDMALSAIQKPDHKQTVALYYANSYTSGRGTLIDEAIRLAGLDNIADKAGVRGSAMLPLEMLVMEKPDILVRGSRGRPPALAFENFEHPALRALDGHTRSVALNDNLTVCGGPFSVEAVAKLAEAARD, from the coding sequence ATGAAAACGCAGTCCGGGTTATGGAAAATCAGGTTTGGCCTTTTTGCCGGCCTGTTTCTGACTGCGTTTCATCCCGCTCATGCGGATGGATTGCCCAAGCACGTCGTGTCGATCAATGTCTGTACAGATCAGCTGGCAATGCTGCTGGCAGATGCCACTCAGCTGCGGTCGGTGTCGTATCTCTCGCGTGACCCGCTTCTGTCTGTGATGACCGAGAGAGCAAAACAGCTGCCCATCAACCATGGGCAGGCTGAAGAAGTGTTCCTCATGAAGCCTGATCTGGTGCTGGCGGGCACGTTTTCTTCGCGTGCCACGGTTGGGTTGTTGCGGGATTTGGGTGTGCAGGTAGAGGAATTCGCGCCTGCACGCTCTTTTGAGGATATCAAGGCGCATATGAAGCGCATGGGCGGATTGCTCGGCCGTGAAAGCGAAGCAACTCGGCAGATTGCAGACATGGATATGGCTCTTTCAGCAATCCAAAAGCCTGACCATAAACAGACCGTCGCTCTCTATTATGCAAATAGTTATACGTCGGGACGCGGTACACTGATTGATGAAGCAATCCGTCTGGCCGGGCTTGATAATATCGCCGATAAGGCGGGTGTTCGTGGTTCAGCTATGCTGCCGCTGGAAATGCTGGTCATGGAAAAGCCTGATATTCTGGTGCGCGGATCGCGGGGCCGACCGCCTGCCCTGGCCTTTGAGAATTTCGAGCATCCGGCATTGCGCGCGCTCGATGGGCATACACGAAGCGTGGCGCTCAACGATAATCTGACAGTATGTGGCGGGCCGTTCAGCGTTGAAGCTGTTGCGAAGCTCGCGGAGGCTGCGCGTGACTGA
- a CDS encoding glycoside hydrolase family 10 protein, which produces MPLDCDTFHASWVATVLNLDWPSRASTQIEDDSERVKRQKQELVRMFEEASEHGINAVIFQVSPAADAFYKSDYLPWSSYLTGTLGKDPGFDPLRFAIAQAHKRGIELHAWLNPYRVSMDVRPATRKELNNSSSDSPPSVYKTNPGWVGISADRYVLDPGIPAVRQWVTNITAEVVQKYDVDGIQFDDYFYYETQGSPLKDDKTFKRFGTSFSSKHDWRRHNTYTLVQEISHKIKAIKPHVRFGISPGGVWRNQIDDPLGSPTRAGKTNYDGDFANTRAWVKDGLIDYIAPQVYWSSGRKDVPYGPIVKWWADTVKGTNTDLYIGMALYRAGTSSKAEPEWLAGNGVDEIKRQLDLNNAIPEVKGSILFRQGFLSDPKLKSVSAYLKKTWGKCRPKK; this is translated from the coding sequence ATGCCTCTTGATTGCGATACTTTTCATGCGAGCTGGGTTGCGACTGTTCTTAATCTGGATTGGCCGTCCAGAGCTTCCACACAGATTGAGGACGATTCCGAACGCGTGAAGCGCCAGAAGCAGGAACTGGTGCGAATGTTTGAAGAAGCATCCGAACATGGCATTAACGCCGTGATCTTTCAGGTTTCACCTGCTGCGGATGCTTTCTACAAATCCGACTATCTGCCGTGGTCATCTTATCTGACGGGTACACTCGGAAAAGATCCGGGCTTCGATCCACTGCGCTTTGCGATCGCGCAAGCGCATAAGCGTGGGATCGAGCTACATGCATGGCTCAATCCTTACCGTGTTTCTATGGATGTGCGGCCGGCAACGCGAAAAGAACTGAATAATTCTTCCAGCGATTCTCCACCCAGTGTTTATAAAACCAATCCGGGTTGGGTAGGCATATCTGCGGATCGCTATGTGCTTGACCCCGGTATTCCGGCAGTGCGCCAGTGGGTCACTAACATCACGGCTGAAGTTGTCCAGAAATATGATGTCGATGGAATCCAGTTCGATGACTATTTTTATTACGAAACGCAGGGCTCGCCGCTCAAGGACGACAAGACATTCAAACGTTTCGGGACAAGTTTCTCAAGCAAGCATGACTGGCGGCGTCACAATACCTATACGCTGGTGCAGGAAATCTCGCACAAGATCAAAGCCATCAAGCCGCATGTTCGCTTTGGTATCAGCCCTGGCGGCGTCTGGCGCAATCAGATTGACGATCCGCTTGGTTCGCCAACGCGGGCGGGTAAGACCAATTATGATGGAGACTTTGCTAATACGCGTGCTTGGGTGAAAGATGGGCTGATCGATTATATCGCGCCGCAGGTCTATTGGTCGTCAGGCCGCAAGGATGTGCCTTATGGCCCTATCGTCAAATGGTGGGCGGATACAGTTAAAGGTACAAACACTGACCTTTATATCGGGATGGCACTTTATCGCGCTGGCACCTCGAGTAAAGCTGAGCCTGAATGGCTTGCGGGAAATGGCGTCGATGAAATCAAGCGCCAGCTTGACCTCAACAACGCTATACCGGAGGTCAAAGGCAGTATTCTTTTTCGACAAGGTTTCTTGTCTGATCCGAAGCTCAAGAGCGTATCGGCATACTTGAAAAAGACCTGGGGCAAGTGTCGACCTAAAAAATAG
- a CDS encoding iron ABC transporter permease produces MTETGRFYLLLVVLGLMVLVLFALSLLVGPASISVGESIRALFIGQGDVIVLVMREIRLPRALLALLIGASLGLSGAALQGYLRNPLAEPGLLGVSSSASLGAVIAIYTGLSQVFPLALPLLALVGAFVSVFLVRTLAGRHAGTLTVILAGVAVTSLAGAMTALALNLSPNPFAAMEIVFWMLGSLADRSMTHVWLAAPFILIGWAMLFSLGRALDSLTLGSDAAASMGVNLSRVQILAVLGTAASVGASTAVAGAIGFVGLVVPHLLRPLVGSRPSRLLVASAFGGASLLLAADVLVRVIMPGRELKLGVLTAIIGAPFFLWLVFKYRRRLV; encoded by the coding sequence GTGACTGAAACTGGCCGTTTTTATCTCCTGCTTGTTGTTCTTGGCTTGATGGTTCTGGTGCTATTTGCGCTTTCGCTGCTGGTTGGTCCGGCATCCATCAGTGTGGGTGAGAGCATTCGGGCGCTGTTTATCGGGCAAGGGGATGTAATCGTGTTGGTTATGCGCGAAATCCGCCTGCCGCGCGCTTTGCTTGCCTTGCTGATTGGTGCTTCGCTAGGCCTTTCAGGCGCTGCTCTTCAGGGCTATCTGCGCAATCCGCTGGCCGAGCCAGGGCTGCTTGGCGTGAGCTCGTCGGCCTCACTTGGTGCGGTGATTGCGATTTATACGGGGCTGTCGCAGGTTTTCCCGTTGGCCTTGCCGTTGCTGGCGCTGGTCGGCGCGTTTGTGTCGGTCTTTCTCGTCAGGACGCTGGCGGGGCGTCACGCCGGAACACTGACTGTCATTCTGGCGGGTGTTGCCGTCACCAGTCTCGCCGGGGCGATGACAGCACTGGCGCTTAATCTGTCGCCTAATCCATTCGCTGCCATGGAAATCGTGTTCTGGATGCTGGGTTCTCTTGCCGATCGGTCGATGACGCATGTGTGGCTTGCCGCACCCTTCATTCTGATCGGTTGGGCGATGTTGTTTTCACTGGGGCGTGCGCTTGATAGCCTAACCTTGGGATCTGATGCCGCGGCCAGCATGGGCGTCAATCTCTCTCGCGTTCAGATTCTCGCTGTCCTTGGCACTGCTGCTTCCGTTGGCGCATCGACTGCAGTTGCGGGAGCAATCGGTTTTGTAGGGCTTGTAGTGCCACATCTGTTGCGCCCGCTGGTCGGTTCGCGCCCGTCACGTCTGCTTGTTGCCAGTGCGTTTGGCGGCGCTTCGCTTCTGTTGGCTGCCGATGTGCTGGTGAGAGTGATTATGCCGGGGCGCGAATTAAAGCT
- a CDS encoding pyridoxamine 5'-phosphate oxidase family protein, with protein sequence MIIKEMSEIDVRDMIQHTQIGRLGYILGDRPFVVPLGFRFSGGALYSFTTDGQKTEAMRKNDAVCILFDHIISKTEWRSVVVNGHYREITREEEKAAIVNMLSNEPTWWEPAYTKTITSGGEQRKLEPVFFRVDIESATGHQAG encoded by the coding sequence ATGATAATCAAGGAAATGTCTGAAATTGATGTCCGTGATATGATCCAGCATACCCAGATCGGGCGGTTGGGTTATATTCTTGGTGATCGACCATTTGTGGTGCCGCTCGGTTTTCGATTCAGCGGTGGGGCGCTTTATTCCTTCACTACCGATGGTCAGAAGACTGAGGCTATGCGGAAAAATGATGCGGTCTGCATTTTGTTCGATCACATCATTTCAAAAACGGAATGGCGTAGCGTTGTGGTGAACGGTCATTATCGCGAGATCACGCGCGAGGAAGAAAAGGCTGCGATCGTCAATATGCTCTCAAACGAGCCGACATGGTGGGAGCCTGCTTATACCAAGACCATCACCAGTGGCGGCGAGCAACGCAAACTGGAACCTGTTTTCTTTCGCGTTGATATTGAAAGCGCCACTGGTCATCAGGCCGGTTGA
- a CDS encoding universal stress protein, translated as MYKNILVTTDGSEFAERGLTHGFDTAKAMGSKVTVLTVTAPYSLSGLPGGFTDSPAFIERYEEEWNDYADAALARARELASQAGVEIHTLHVVAQHPATSIIETAKELRNDLIVMASHGRRGLKGMLLGSQTYEVVTRSTVPVLVVR; from the coding sequence ATGTATAAGAATATCCTAGTCACCACAGATGGTTCAGAATTTGCAGAGCGCGGTCTCACTCATGGATTTGACACCGCGAAAGCCATGGGTAGCAAGGTGACTGTCCTCACCGTGACCGCCCCCTATTCGCTTTCCGGCCTGCCTGGTGGCTTTACTGACAGTCCGGCCTTTATCGAGCGTTATGAAGAAGAATGGAACGATTACGCCGATGCTGCACTTGCCCGCGCCCGTGAACTGGCAAGTCAGGCTGGCGTTGAAATCCATACATTGCATGTCGTGGCGCAGCATCCAGCCACCTCAATCATTGAAACCGCAAAAGAATTGCGCAACGACCTGATTGTGATGGCGTCGCATGGTCGCCGTGGACTGAAAGGCATGTTGCTCGGTAGTCAGACCTATGAAGTCGTTACGCGAAGCACTGTTCCGGTGCTGGTGGTTCGCTAG
- a CDS encoding ABC transporter permease has protein sequence MRISNIFQLGVKELRGLARDPMLLLLIVYAFTLAIYTAAKAMPENLNNAAIAIVDEDQSPVSGRITTAFYPPYFVPPKLISSHEMDKRMDSGLDTFALNIPPNFQRDLLAGRSPTIQLNVDATRMSQAFTGGGYVQSIVSSEVNEFLNRYRGDTQTPVGLNLRARFNQDLNKGWFGAITNVISSVTMLSIILTGAALIREREHGTIEHLLVMPVTPLEIMVSKVWSMGMVVLVATAFSLVVVVQGILAVPINGSLTLFLAGAALQLFATTSLGIFLATIAGSMPQFGLLLMLVLLPLQVLSGGTTPRESMPEIIQNIMLAAPNTHFVMLAQSVLFRGAGLSVVWPQLLAMIVIGSVLFFFALRRFRDFLR, from the coding sequence ATGCGGATTTCCAATATATTCCAGCTTGGCGTCAAGGAACTGCGCGGACTGGCGCGTGATCCGATGCTTCTGCTGCTTATCGTCTATGCCTTCACACTTGCGATCTATACCGCTGCAAAGGCTATGCCGGAAAATCTCAACAATGCGGCAATCGCAATCGTTGATGAGGATCAGTCACCGGTTTCGGGTCGCATCACGACTGCGTTTTATCCGCCGTATTTTGTGCCGCCAAAGCTCATTTCATCTCATGAGATGGATAAGCGGATGGATTCTGGCCTCGATACCTTTGCGCTCAATATCCCGCCGAATTTTCAGCGCGATCTGCTTGCCGGGCGTTCGCCAACGATCCAGCTGAATGTCGATGCAACGCGCATGAGTCAGGCCTTTACCGGCGGCGGTTATGTTCAGTCGATAGTTTCCAGCGAAGTGAATGAGTTTCTCAATCGCTATCGCGGGGATACGCAAACACCGGTTGGACTTAACCTACGTGCGCGCTTCAATCAGGATCTGAACAAAGGCTGGTTCGGTGCGATCACCAATGTCATTTCATCGGTAACTATGCTTTCGATCATTCTGACGGGTGCAGCTCTCATCCGCGAGCGCGAACATGGCACAATCGAACATCTGCTGGTCATGCCGGTGACGCCACTTGAGATCATGGTCTCCAAGGTCTGGTCCATGGGGATGGTGGTGCTGGTGGCGACTGCCTTTTCACTGGTTGTTGTTGTGCAGGGCATTCTCGCGGTGCCGATCAATGGTTCGCTGACGCTGTTTTTGGCGGGTGCTGCATTACAGCTTTTCGCGACAACGAGCCTTGGCATCTTCCTAGCAACGATTGCTGGTTCTATGCCTCAGTTCGGACTTCTCCTGATGCTGGTTCTGCTTCCGTTACAGGTTCTCTCGGGCGGTACAACGCCGCGCGAAAGTATGCCGGAAATTATTCAGAATATCATGCTGGCTGCACCCAACACGCATTTCGTGATGCTCGCGCAATCGGTGCTGTTCCGCGGTGCGGGATTGAGTGTCGTGTGGCCACAATTGCTGGCCATGATTGTAATCGGAAGTGTTCTTTTCTTCTTTGCACTGCGTCGTTTCCGCGACTTCCTGAGATGA
- a CDS encoding HlyD family efflux transporter periplasmic adaptor subunit has translation MGFNRKQWIATGVVVALVAGGYYAWKALSDPGLPEGIAGGNGRIEAVEIDVSTKSPGRIREILADEGQFVEANAVLARMDTAQLESQRKQAEAQLRRAEISIETAKSLVAQREAEQTAAQATVAQREAQLDAANRRLARSQQLSESRTVSQQVLDDDRATAQGAEAAVGAAKAQFAATAAAISAAKAQVVDAEAAVEAAKAAIATIDTDISDATLRSPKPGRVQYRVAQPGEVLSAGGRVLNLVDVSDVYMTFFLPTSQAGRVAIGADARIVLDAAPQYVIPATISFVADVAQFTPKSVETEEERQKLMFRVKAKIPQELLQKYIQQVKTGLPGMAYVKLDQNAEWPKNLAETVK, from the coding sequence ATGGGGTTTAATCGCAAGCAGTGGATCGCAACTGGTGTAGTCGTGGCTTTGGTAGCCGGAGGCTACTATGCCTGGAAAGCACTGAGCGACCCCGGACTGCCGGAAGGCATTGCTGGCGGAAATGGGCGAATCGAAGCCGTAGAGATCGATGTATCCACCAAAAGCCCCGGACGTATCCGCGAAATTCTTGCCGACGAAGGACAGTTTGTTGAGGCAAACGCGGTTCTGGCGCGCATGGATACTGCCCAGCTCGAGAGCCAGCGCAAACAGGCAGAAGCGCAGCTTCGTCGCGCTGAAATAAGCATTGAGACAGCGAAAAGTTTGGTTGCCCAGCGTGAAGCCGAGCAAACTGCTGCTCAGGCTACGGTCGCACAGCGCGAAGCGCAACTGGACGCTGCAAATCGTCGTCTGGCTCGTTCGCAACAGCTTTCAGAATCGCGCACAGTTTCTCAACAGGTGCTGGATGATGACCGCGCAACCGCGCAGGGAGCTGAGGCAGCCGTGGGTGCTGCAAAGGCGCAGTTCGCCGCGACAGCGGCCGCGATCAGTGCTGCAAAGGCACAAGTTGTTGATGCAGAAGCTGCGGTTGAAGCTGCAAAGGCCGCGATTGCCACTATCGATACAGATATCAGTGATGCCACATTGCGTTCGCCAAAGCCGGGCCGCGTGCAATATCGTGTTGCGCAACCGGGTGAAGTATTGTCTGCTGGCGGTCGCGTGCTGAATCTGGTGGATGTCAGCGACGTCTATATGACTTTCTTCCTGCCGACTTCGCAGGCTGGTCGCGTGGCCATTGGCGCGGATGCTCGTATTGTGCTCGATGCCGCACCTCAATATGTGATCCCTGCTACGATTAGTTTCGTAGCCGATGTTGCGCAGTTCACGCCAAAGTCGGTTGAGACGGAGGAAGAGCGTCAAAAGCTCATGTTCCGCGTTAAGGCAAAAATCCCGCAGGAATTGCTTCAGAAATATATTCAGCAGGTCAAAACCGGGCTTCCGGGTATGGCTTACGTGAAACTTGATCAAAATGCTGAATGGCCGAAGAATCTCGCGGAAACAGTAAAATGA